TGCTGTTTATTAAACATTTACATATGATGACATAAAAATATCTTAGCAACCAAAAAATGGTGTTTATGTGATTAAGTGTTCGACAAATGATGTGTAATAGGGGCTTGGAAgagggctcagtcagtaaagtgctcacacgcaagcatgaggacccgagtccaatccccagaacctacgtGAAACCTagacatggggctggagtgaCTACTTAGCACTCaggaacactggctactcttccagaggactggggatTTGATTCTTAGCACTCATCtagtggctaacaaccacctgtgactctagttccaaagTATCCAATGCTCTTTCTGGCCTGTTAGGATTAGATACACATGTGACAGAgctatacatgtaggcaaaatgctcatacagataaaataaatctcaaaaaatgaagataaaaatattggGGATTGTGACAGGTATTTGTAAGCCtaagagtggggaggagagatgggtaGAGTTCTGGGTGTTTTTCTCTAGTCAGTTTATCCTAGTCGGTAACCCTGCTTCCCAGTGAGGGACCCAGTATGGAAAAACAAGGAGACCATCACCTAAGGAACAACATCCAAAGTGGACCGCTATTATCCACATGCATGTATTCCTGTGCGCGCAAttcacccacacatgcacagtgtacacacacaaacacacacacacaaagagtgtGATAGGGATCAGGGATATTCTCATTCAGTTGACAGGTATATTGTATATTTACAAGCTTATGACCCGTATATGATGAGTTAACCGACCACTGTTGTCTGCTTCTAAACCTCTGGGAAAGAACTGCCTACCTACCTATTTTCATGAAGATTCTCTGTGGCTCAAGCAGATTTTCCCTCTTAGCATTGAACTCCCATGCTAGGGAGctcaatgtatatatatatatacagtggaTAGTCAGTCCTGTGAACCTATTTCGTCTTACTGAATGAAAAACTGGTAAACTGGTTAATTCACCTAGTTTTGAGACTCATGCCTTTTATAATTAGCACACATTGTCTCACTTTTACACAGACAATAACAGGTATAACATTAAACGTTTGTCAACTGAATGGAGCCATTCCGACTGAGGGATCAAGCTCTGCCATTGAGCCTGATTGCACCATCATTTAACCTCGTGGGTTCCAGTTTCTAAAACTAGAAATGGGTTGAtaatcatttcttcatttgttcCAAGGATTGAATAAGTAGTCAAAAATGCCTTTTCTGCCAAATTGTGAAAGTAATTTAGGTTTCATATCCAGAAAAATATCAACATGCCAAGAACCTCTGGGATGTTTTTAGTATGTCATTCACTCAGTTATTGTTTTCTTCATGCCAAAGATTTGgacttttattttaagaactaatatttaaagcatttgttttaattatgtgtctttGTGGAGGTGTATGCACAGGCGCCTGCAGGTGCACATTGGGGATGGAGCCCTTGGGTCTCCCTGCAGCTGGAGCTGCAGTTGCAgtgagtcacctgacatgggCGCtaggcactgaactcaggtcttctggatgCTCCAGCTGAATGGTATGAGATAATAATTGTTGCTGCCTAGCCACATACATTTCCAGCgcatagaattttattttcaatttgaatTTTAGGTTTTACATGTGTGTTCAGGGATGGGTTTGCCAAGAGGGACATGTGGACATCACAGAACCATTGGTTAGTTCTCTTCTTTCTATATggattctaccaactgagcagtccctactctctcccctcccttccctttccttctctcctcaactccctcccttcctccctccctccctccctccNNNNNNNNNNNNNNNNNNNNNNNNNNNNNNNNNNNNNNNNNNNNNNNNNNNNNNNNNNNNNNNNNNNNNNNNNNNNNNNNNNNNNNNNNNNNNNNNNNNNNNNNNNNNNNNNNNNNNNNNNNNNNNNNNNNNNNNNNNNNNNNNNNNNNNNNNNNNNNNNNNNNNNNNNNNNNNNNNNNNNNNNNNNNNNNNNNNNNNNNNNNNNNNNNNNNNNNNNNNNNNNNNNNNNNNNNNNNNNNNNNNNNNNNNNNNNNNNNNNNNNNNNNNNNNNNNNNNNNNNNNNNNNNNNNNNNNNNNNNNNNNNNNNNNNNNNNNNNNcccccctctctctctctctctcctctctctggctGTGACACTGTCTGTTCTGGCAACAGGTCTTTCTATGTACCTTAGATCAACCTCCATTTTGGCATTATTCctgcttctgttcttttctcaCAGTGGGATTACAGGACCGCCATTGAACTCAGTTTAGTAGCACGTAAATTAAACAATTTTAGATTAAAGAAACAGCCAATAACCAAATCTATCAATGTTTTGCAGGTTATGAAGACAGTGACATCTGTATAACCTCGTTGCAGCAGATAAAGACCGTGACAGAACAGGTAGTTCAGAATGACGGAAATCCTTCAACTGCCCAGGCATCCAAGCCCCCTGCGATGTCCCAGCCCCGGAACCATGTGGCAGTACTGGTCGGGCCCCTGGAGCCCTCCTTTGAGTCTAGAATCCTGAGGATGATGTCTCAAAGAGATGTCCGGGCAGAGCTGTTCCTGCGAAGCTTCCTCGTGTGGTCCGACACAGTAGAAATGCTGCGTGTGGCTGGGCACCAGGCGGTGTATAAGTCAGGCTGGGTCTACCCTGTCTACATATTCAGTTTCATCTCTCTCCTGAGAATGGTCTTCACACCTAAGAATCCTCTCCTCAATTCCCTGGGGATCTTGATGCAAGATTTGCCCTTTGTTTTTCTTAGACTCAGTTTAATCATTGCCCTGGGGACGATCACGCCAGTACTGGGCCTTTGTAAAAATATCCTAGTGACTGTGTCGTATATTTACTTCAATTACGTAACCAGACTCaggcctttctctgcctttgaaaCCTCTCCATTTTAAACAGCAAATGTTAAGTTAGTAAGTCCTCCTGATTGTGCATGTGAACACATTTGTAAAGTTTTTCTAGGCATAAGTGTTTGTTTGTGGTGTATAGAATTAACCATTTCCAACCTGTATCATAGCTTTAATATATATAATGGTGCtacatttaaacaaaattaactttAGACATGCACATTCCACAGCTAAAAATCACTCCttaataaaacctttttaaaaatgacaggaGCCATGAGATAGCTTAAGAATGAGATTTTTATCTCGAGTCCATTGAAGAACATTTTGTGGCTTAATTATTTGAAGTTAGTTTTAGAAAATAACGagattattgaatatattttagagTTTGTCTGAAAACTGGAGTTTTAGGGTCTTGTTCAAACTTAAAAattacactctgtgtgtgtgtgtgtgtgtgtgtgtgtgtgtaagtgagtgtTTTCAGCCATGAGGATTGACTTCGGGCACATCATCTTAGTAGTAGCACACACCTAACAATGAGCTACATCCCTTAGAGATACATTGCTGACTCTGCTGCAGTGACCTCTAGCTAGGGTCTTCAGCAGACATCAGCTTGGCGAAGCTTCCTTAAAGCTTCTTGGGCTGGTGCAGCTGGCAGTACTTCAGTGTTGAGGATAATGGAGCCAAGGTTCATTGTGATTCCTAGATAAAGTTTTATAATGGACACCATAAACTGAAAACAACATGTAAGAGTGTAACATATACGAGATTTGATGTCATCATAAAAAGTCAAGTACAAGCTTTATTTAAAATGGTAGTTTGAACTTAGTATAGATGCCAAAGGTGTCTTACATTACACCAGGTCCTGAGTATCTTCATGCTCCAATGATCATACACACAGTCATAAATCTCTGCATGTACTATGATGGCACGGATACTCATATCCAAGCAGAGATTCTTTGCTTATAAGAGAAGTTTGTAAGAAGCTTATCTCTGCACAGTAATGTGGAAGCAAATAGCTTATGAACAGATGAGTAACTCTGTGTACCTGGCCTCCGACCTGTGCCCTCCCCCCACTCTGTGTGTACCTGGCCTCTGTCCTGTGCCCTCCCCCCACTCTCCTTTCCCATTATGTCTCATAGTTTCTCACACTGTAGAAATCTACTTGTAATTGTTAAACCTTGCTTACCAGCTTGGTGATTTGGGGCTAGGTTCTTGAATGCTGTGTCCCCCACTGGTATGTAAAAGataaacacaatatatatatatatttatttatttagtactgTCAGGGGATTGTGGGATTTGGAGTGCTCTCTATACAGTGTCAAACAAATAATAATCCCTTAACAAATGCTTGGCATTTAACAATGCCATCCCACATCCCTTCCCACCCTTTGAGAATAATATTTTATGCCTGGAATTTGTGAGATGTAACGTGAAATCTTAAGGTTACCCCAGACTACAAGTGTTTATCAATCACTCTTGGAGTCAGTAGCAAATTGAGCTACTGATGAAAGTGATTGAAAGTGAATGTGGAAAGCCATTCTTCCACTTGAATAGAACTTCTGTGAGTTCCAAAGACCTCAGACTACAgtactgtgtttcttttctttatttaaaaattttattttaggtgcaaggtctcactatgttgctgaGGCTGAtctgaactcaccatgtagcccagtgAGTCTGAACTTGAACTCTCTACCCTCCTTCTTCTACCTccccaaggctgggattacagggagaTGCATTTCTGAGTATTAAACACACCCTCACCAGCCCACCAATGCCACATAAGCACCTGCCACAAAGCCACACCACTAGACTGAACTTTCTGTGTCTGAAAGCTTTtgattatatatttacttttcttggTTTCTCATTAACTTGACAATCCCATAAGAGGAAGCCTGAGAGTGCCTTGTTTAGCTGTACCTCTATCTCTACCTGTCAAACCTACGGGTAGATGTTCACAATGTTTCTAAATTAAGAAATGCTTACGACCAAGTGACTAATTTACAATATTCATAAGTGTAAAACTTgtttacataaatgtatatatcctTATTTTGCAATTTTGAGTGAATGGCACTCAGTAAACTTTAAAGTATCACCTGAGCTTAGCCTGCATTTTGTGTCTGACAGTCAAACATGCATATGCCTGATGTCTGGAGATGTTAGCAATACTTGAAACAGATAATGAAGGCGTATATAACAAATGAATCATGGAAGGCAGGAAAAGCTTTAGTCTCTAGCCTAACTGAGTGCACAGATATTTATAACACTCAATCCTATGGTATGTGAGAGACATTACAAGAATTTATGCTAATGTAGCATTGATAGTTTTACATTATGTAATTAAAACCTATATTACTAAAATTGTACTGTAATTCTTATAAGCTATTTATTATTGTTGGTATTAAGGGTTTGTgtcctaataaaaatattaatttcttctgTAAAATGTGAATGCAAAAACTGGACAGATTTGTAATAGACTATGTGATATTTAACTCTAAATAAAATACGATGCTTTATGATATTTATGTGTAGGAATACTTTGGGGGCCACTTTACTGAGTTCTTGTATGTACCacccttccaacccttattccaTCCCAATCCCCTCCAGCCCCCCAGCagtaggtaggagagaaagaaggttagagggaaaAGGGGTGCAGACCTCTTTAGACCACTTCTTGCTGACTAGGGGCATCAAGTTCCCTGGGGCAAGTCCAGTCTTCATCAGAATATCTCtaaccagcaatccagcaatagcAAAAACAGCAGTAGGAACCAGCAGCAGCAAGGACCAGTGTTGGGGGAGCAGCAGCCATCACAGGCCCTCTCTGGGCTCTTCCATTTAATACCCTCTCAAgaatccccagaattccaaaacTATCTGGAGCTGGCAAAAATCACGCCCCTCCTAGAACAGGAGACAATTACAGTTAGTGGTTGTGAatagtctgaagcagccccatagtccacacttgggattaaaacaaaaacatattcacataacattactgtgcttttttttaatgaaataaaaattctcactacaattaTGTCTTCATTCAATGTCAACTTCATATAAAGTTAATTGCTGAGACACATAAACTGTATCTCTGACTGGACTAGTGTCGTATAACCATTTATATGGaaatttaatagttttttttttttttttggttccttttctttctgcaaGTTAATGTTGGCATTACAGTGTGCCAGTGTTATAGCCTGAGTGGTCAGTTAGCACACCACTTCTCTGAGTGGCCATTGCCCTAAGGCACaagaacctaaagaaaaagggaggagtTGGCTTTCCTTGCTGTGTGCAGGATATGGTCTGTGTGATGCAGGACTTGTTTTACCAAATGCTTCAGCAACCTTTTCTACCTAATAAACATTAAAGTAAGGTATGTGGAATTGTATTTCACGAAAAATAAGATATACCTCTTAGCACTTATGGTGTCAAAATAGCTCCCTACACCTTCGaggaagaataataaaaaaaggaaaagcatgagtaatatatgaaacaaaaatacttgctttatttttttgtgggggggttatttttttaccatttttaatctttaaattttatttatttatttatttatttatttatatacaggGTCTCAATGTGTAGCTTTGGCTTTCTTGGGATTTGCTACACAGCATAGGCTGTTCTCAAATCAAGAGTGAtccttcttgcctctgtctcctgagggctaGGATGGTTACAGGTATGTGGTGCCATGCCCagttatttttaccttttaactAAAATCCTACAGCTGAGTGACTCTTTTGTTGTGAGATTTGCTTCATTATGGGAGTGTGTTTACTTGTCTTTCAGATGTCTGGCAGTCTGCCTCTTATCCCTCTTTCCAGTTCTGTAGTCATGTAGTACAAACATGGAGACAGCAAAGTCAGGGCATGAGGATAGAGAAACAGAGGTATATATGTGTGAGCACATGGGGACAAGTCCAGCTaccctgaaaagaacaccaatggcacaggatctaagatcaacaacagatacatgggacctcatgaaactgaaatgcttctgttaggcaaaggacactgtcagtaggacaataTGGCAacctacatattgggaaaagatctttattagccctacatctgatagaaggctaatattcaaaatatataaagagctcaagaagttagactccaacccaattaaaaaatggagtacagagctaaacagaaaattctcaacagaggaatctcaaatggctgggAGGCACTTAAAGAGTCTGcagatccatctcttcagccccaatgTAAAGAAGCTAGAaggttttgctccttatgttgatgtttaccatctattatcctttgtagggctggatttgtgaaaagatattgtgtaaattttgttttgtcatgcaatatcttgttttctccatctatggtaattgagagttttgctgggtatagtagcctgggctggcatttgtgttcttgtagggtctgtatgacatctgcccaggatgttctagctttcatagtctctggtgagaagtctggtgtaattctgataggcctgcctttatatgttacttgaccttttccccttactgcttttaaaattctttctttgtttagtgcatttggtgttttgattattatgcgacgggaggaatatcttttctggtccagtctatttggagttctgtaggcttcttctatgttcatgagcatctctgtctttaggttagggaaattttcttctataattttcttgaagatatttactggcccattacctttggagtcttcactctcttctatacctattatccttaggtttggtcttctcattgtgtcctggatttcctggatgttttgggttaggagctttttgctttttgcattttctttgactgttgtgtcaatgttttctatggtgtcttctacttctgagattctctcttctatctcttgtattctgttggtgatgcttgcatctatgactcctgaatTCTTTTCTAGGTCTTgtatctgcagggttgtctctctttctgatttctttattgtttctatttccatttttagattctggatggttttgctcatttccttcacctttttgattgtgttttcctgtatttctttaagggatttttgtcttttcctcttgaagggcttctagctgtttacctgtgttctcctgtatttctttgagggtgctatttatgtttttcttaaagtcctgtatcatcatcatgagaagtgattgtatatctgaatcttgtttttccggtgtgatggtgtgtccaggacttacaatggtgggagtattgggttctgatgatgccaagtaaccttggtttgtgttgcttatattcttagcttgccccgcatcatctggttatctctagtgctacctgcccttgctaaatctgactagagcctgtccttcctgtgatcctggttgtgtcagaactcctcagagtcaagctgtctctgggatcctgtgattctgggatcctgtgactctgggcttgttaaagcacctgggagtggagattcctctgggtgttgtgggaccggaaggaacctagaagaagcaagaaggtaatctttcaacaaatccatacaaacctaattccacctcttataacaaaaccaacaggaagtgacaattactttttcttatcttaataagaaaattaatattaccaacatatcctcattgattgaaatccaaaaacatgaggaattagaaatttattgattgtcatccaatggtctctctaatttggtaattggagaaataggtccaatattatacaatccatgtacactttcagcttgtttgttcatgacagtgtcttgctgtgtacaacataatggtctcgagatcttgcttctcctacctcagcttctttattagtagtattgtttatttcatgtttttacactattctatggttttcagaacagcttacatattttaaaattatttatatacccaaaagaaatgtagacaattaaattgggagggagtttgtaagagaacaacaaatagtgagactgaatgctttgcttgacgtttgtaactcttgtatcaagttacaacagtaagagccaagatcttaagctctactaaatacaaaacaaacaaacaaacaaaaacactttatatatttatgttcatttaagaaaatattaatagtgatgtattattttgaaatatacagttaatacgtttggagttatttaatatttatattgagaaaaacgtatgtattttcagtattgtcatagacaagcatctacataagactgttaaattgattgttgtttcatatcaaacaacttttataatattcatacttattgttataatattttataaattttaaagaatatgacaaaaatatattgtaggtattgaaggggggtctctgggaggagttggggtacaaaaggaaaacaagaatgtgatttaattctatttacttaaaatatgtttttaagtgttaacaaattcagacaaattgagatcatgtaacttttctcatcacaatgcaataaaagttaaaataaataaataaataaactaaaaaaaaaaaaaagaagctagaaTGTCAATGAATTTCAGCCGTTCAGTTCTGAAGGCTTCCATAATCCATCTCTCACTGCCCCCCTCCATCAGTTATTCCTCAGGTAGTTAGAAGGTGAATCCCAACATTCCTAGAAACAGTGTGGATAATAAAGACCTTACCCTCCAAATACTAATACTAGCCTGTAGGTGCTGAGAGATGATGTGCTTTGTAATTACTTGGGCAATTCTGTTCATCCTTAAACTagaagttctagtcagagcaatcaagtaaaaaatttaaagcacCTAAATTGGACAGTGAAAAGGGACTTTTTCTCTGTCTATAGATGTCATGAATTTATATGTAGAAAGTTCTGGAACATTATTAAAGTTGCAAGAAACATACTAATATCAATAGTATTTCCATACTCCTATGATGAACAACTCAAAagggaaatcaagaaaataattctATGTACAGTGACATTGAAGTTTGAAAGAGAATGCTCTCCATAGTctaaaatatttgaatgcttaggccccagttggtggaactgtttgggaaggactaggaggtgtgaccttgttggaagaaatatgttactggggatgggctttgaagtttcaaaagcctatgccatTCTCAGATTAATCTATACCTCATGCTTGTGAATCaaatataagctctcagctattgctctagTGTCATGCCTGCTTGCCCACTAAAATGGTCTTTGCCATGATGCTCATGGACTTACATTCTAAAACTATAAGTTCAGTAAACACTTCTATAGTTATCTTGTTCATGGTTTCTTagcacagtgacagaaaagtaactaagacaacatataaaagagtaaaatatttaGGAGTAAATTTAACCTCAAAGAAGCTAAgaaacaaggagggctcaagaaGGGAACACATAAATCTCATTGTaatggggaaataaaataaatttccttgGGGGAGGAGTCTCAGTAGGGAGGTTGGGATGGAAACAGGAGGGACTAGGTggggggaggacagagggagagagtattTGGAGAGGCAATTGGAACACAGGACAGGAGCATCTCTGGGATAAgttagaaacctagtgcaatggaaactcctgGGAATCTATGAGGGCAACCCTAGCTAAGATTCATAGCAAAGGGGGATACAGAGCTTGAACTGGCTATTCCAGTAACCAGACCAGACTGGGTAATCAGTTCCAGTGAaaggattgggacaccaacccagccacaaaaccttcctcCTGCCAACAAGATGTTTGGCGTAAAGGTTACACAGAAATGTGGAAGTGAACAACTAATGACTGGTTCAACTTGACACCCATGAGAGGGAGCCAACCCCTGGtactctttgaagggctagaAACCACAAGCGGGATAGCATAGAGACAtgggatagaaccaaacacagctggcaagaagaaggagaaggaagaggaggaagaggaagaagaggaggaggaggaggagaaggaggaggaaagaaagaaggaaaggagaaaagaaaagaaaagaaaaagaaagtaaatgaaatgattcctaatgctGTTCTGCTACACGCATAGATTGGTACCTAACTCAATTGTCATtggagaggcttcacccagcaactgatggaaacagatgcagagaccaaacattaggtggagcttagGGAATTCTgtagaagatgaagaggaaggattgcaggagaCAGAGGGGTGAAGGACACAAGGAAACCCATACAATCAGCTAACTTGGGTCCATAGGAGGGCACACAAACAGACCCAACAACCAGGACGTCTGCATGGGACTggcctaggccctctgcacatatgttacagttggGTAGTTTGGTCTTCacgtgggattcctaacagtgggagcaggcgttgtctctgactctgttacctgcctttgTGACCTTTTTCTCCCAGTGGGCTGTTTCTTCTAGCCTCTATAGGAGAGGATGcccctagtcttactgcaactcgACATGCCATGGctagttgatatccatgggaggcctaaCCTTTTCTAAATTGAAACAGAGGTGGAGGATGGGTGTATGGAGCTGTGGTTGaatgttaattaaataaaaaaaattaaccttaaCAATTTTATATCGTGACAAGTATAAAATATAgctgaaagaaattgaagaattaaGTAGAAAGTTTGCCCCTAACCTGATAAAATATTCCAATAAGATAAAGATGATGGAGACCAATCATTTGTGGGACGTTGGACTTTACTTTctatcaaacccagggtcttgttaCTGATTCTGATTTTTATCCCTGTGCACATAAGACACATTGGCATAATAAAACCATGGATATGTGGATGCCTGCAATTCAGTTAACTCTTATTTTCCTCTGAAAATAAATCAACGTATACCCCAATTAGGTAAAACAATCTGAATGACTTGTATTTAAAAGACCAATTTAATCATTTTTGGACAGCAGGCATAGTggggcacacctataatcccaactctCAGAAAGCCAAAACAGaagaatcaagaattcaaggccagcctgagctacgaaAGCAAGACTGTTTCAGTGTTCCTCTGATAAGTCAGTTAAGCAGTGATTGGAAGCAAAACGATTGCTGCTTCTCACCAGTTCTGGGAGAATTTTCTTTGTCAGTTAAGCCTTGGTAGAGTGAAAAAGAATTGTGGGTCCCCTCTCAGAATCTTCCTaatttaagctttttaaaaagaaagttattgAGAGAAACCACAGCTCTTATTGGGAAGTAAAGTGTG
The nucleotide sequence above comes from Mastomys coucha isolate ucsf_1 unplaced genomic scaffold, UCSF_Mcou_1 pScaffold15, whole genome shotgun sequence. Encoded proteins:
- the Tmem236 gene encoding transmembrane protein 236, which encodes MASGKIIKLVVFELLEFAAFSIPTLVIMEQFATAKQRTGSEKTHYWLIVSCSIAYVAVVSLLIWVPVKVVLYKKRHLYKKIIGWRPVLVMCVVLSTLPSFSFSIAVTEVQKNINGSANLLPESLPDLPVSLVLLSLIVVDIIEKLRHYPLRGSQKGYEDSDICITSLQQIKTVTEQVVQNDGNPSTAQASKPPAMSQPRNHVAVLVGPLEPSFESRILRMMSQRDVRAELFLRSFLVWSDTVEMLRVAGHQAVYKSGWVYPVYIFSFISLLRMVFTPKNPLLNSLGILMQDLPFVFLRLSLIIALGTITPVLGLCKNILVTVSYIYFNYVTRLRPFSAFETSPF